The following proteins are co-located in the Natator depressus isolate rNatDep1 chromosome 4, rNatDep2.hap1, whole genome shotgun sequence genome:
- the EREG gene encoding proepiregulin, whose translation MDAGGCPRMRSALLCLGFYLLQAVFGTTVIPLCEPNEMENCTTALIQTENNPRVAQVGITRCKAEMQDYCFHGQCMYLVDLDEHYCRCDVGFSGVRCVHSELLKQHLSKEYLALTVILILFFLITILVTTYYLYKWYQNKKERQANNQEYKEVDVHEKNSALLP comes from the exons ATGGACGCCGGTGGCTGCCCGAGGATGCGGAGCGCGCTGCTTTGCCTCG GCTTTTATCTATTGCAAGCTGTCTTTGGTACAACAGTGATCCCGTTATGTGAACCAAATGAAATGGAAAACTGTACAACAGCGCTGA TTCAGACGGAGAATAACCCACGGGTGGCTCAAGTTGGGATAACCAGATGCAAGGCTGAAATGCAAGACTACTGCTTCCATGGGCAGTGCATGTACCTTGTGGACTTAGACGAACATTACTGTAG GTGTGATGTAGGCTTCTCCGGGGTCCGATGTGTGCATTCGGAACTTCTCAAACAGCACCTGAGCAAAGAATATTTGGCACTGACCGTTATTTTAATCCTATTTTTCCTCATTACAATCTTGGTTACAACATACTACTTATACAAATG GTACCAAAACAAGAAGGAGAGGCAAGCCAACAATCAAGAATACAAGGAGGTTGATGTCCATGAGAAGAACTCAGCGCTGCTTCCTTAG